From a single Apium graveolens cultivar Ventura chromosome 2, ASM990537v1, whole genome shotgun sequence genomic region:
- the LOC141706153 gene encoding uncharacterized protein LOC141706153, translated as MPLQVDTILDKDKYSLEELLNEDEIIQECKAINSRLINFLRERTQIEPLIRYIDEETPEDAEKRRTFKFPFVACEIFTCEVDIILKALVEDEGLMDLLFSFLEPENSHNALLAGYFSKVPQRPYPATPKSNKHQETEVTS; from the exons ATGCCATTACAGGTGGACACAATTCTGGATAAGGATAAATACTCATTAGAGGAGCTTCTGAATGAGGATGAGATTATCCAAGAGTGCAAAGCTATCAATAGCCGCCTAATTAATTT TTTGCGGGAAAGAACTCAGATAGAACCACTCATCCGTTATATAGATGAAGAGACCCCGGAGGATGCTGAAAAAAGGCGAACTTTTAA GTTTCCTTTCGTAGCTTGTGAAATTTTTACTTGTGAAGTTGATATCATACTCAAAGCATTGGTGGAGGATGAGGGG TTGATGGACTTGCTTTTCTCCTTCTTAGAACCAGAAAACTCGCATAACGCTCTTCTTGCAGGCTACTTCAGCAAG GTACCACAAAGGCCATATCCTGCTACACCCAAAAGTAATAAGCATCAAGAGACAGAGGTCACCTCATAG